The DNA region TCAATCATACCAACTAGTCCGACAAACGTCAGATCTTGTTCCACTAATTCAGACGACATCTCCAACGGCATCGCATCAACCTTTTTAAAGGCGAATGCCAGGACACGCAAGGCATCTTTGGCTAAAGTCATATTCACTGACGCAATATGCGCCAAATCGGCATCGGTCATCGGAACACGTTCGCCTCCTTGCAGGCGCGTCGTTGTTCGGCGTAACAACTCATCTGGTGCACCTTTCACGGTGATTATAAATTGCTCCCTGTCCGGATGTACCGTGGTCATTAATTTACGTTCTGAATCAAATGGAATTTCACCGACACGTGGATATTTAGCATATAAAGCTGCCAAATCCCGATGCTGTTTCTCATTAAAAGTAATCAGCGCTGTTTCAGTTGGATCACCTAATTTTTCACCATCAACGGTTATCTTTGTATCATTGTTTAAGGCCAACAAATCAGCTAATTGACCAGCTGACCCAACAACTGGCGTCTCAGCTGCAATTAATGTTTCGTCAACATAATACTTTTCGACTGTCATTTTATTTTGGGTTAACGTACCCGTTTTGTCTGAACCGATGATTTCAGTTGATCCAAGCGTTTCAACAGCCGGTAATTTTCGCATCAACGCATGTTTCTTAGTCAATTGCTTAGTACCCAAAGCAAGCGTAATGGTCACAATGGCTGGTAAACCTTCCGGAATTGCGGCAACGGCCAACGAAATTGCGGTTAATAACATATCAATGACGCGGTTACCAGTTTGCCCTTCAGGTGCTCGAAACATACCCACGATAAAGACAATGACTGCAATCACTAAAATCAAATACGTGAGTGATTTACCTAACTTTGAAAGGTTTTCCTGCAGTGGCGTCTTTGTTGTTTCAGTCGTCTCTAACATCTCAGCAATGTTACCAACCTCAGTTGACATTCCTGTACCAGTTACCACCCCAAGGCCACGACCATATGTGACATTTGAATTCATAAAGGCCAAGTTAGTCCGATCACCCAATGGTAAATCATCAGCATAAAGCGTTTCCGAAATTTTCTCAACTGGGACTGATTCGCCCGTCAAGGCAGCCTCTTCAATTTTCAATGATGCCGATTCTAACAAACGCATATCTGCGGGAATCACATCACCCGCTTCAAGCAAAACAATATCACCTGGTACAAGATCATTGGCTGGTAGCGTGACAACTTCATTATCTCGCCGCACATTTGCATTCGGTGCTGACATTTTTTTCAAAGCTGCAATGGCTTCATCGGCTTTATATTCTTGATAAACCCCAAAAACTGCATTTAATACAACAACAGCCAAGATGATGATTGCATCAACCGTCTCACCTGTGGCAGCAGCAATCAAGGCCGCTACGATCAAGACAATAATCATGAAGTCTTTAAATTGATTCACAAATTTTTGGAAAATAGTTGATTGTTCTGCTGCCTGCAATTCATTTTTTCCATACTGCGCTAACCGATTCTGCGCTTCAGTAGTTGTTAAACCATTCGCTGCATCAGTTTTTAATGTTTTCAATACGTCCTGTTTATCCTGTTGATACATTCGCACTTTCAGCTTGTCAGCCATATATCATTTCTCCTCAAAAAATTAATTAAAGTTTTAGAACAAGCATTGATGATATATCCCATTGCTCTTTTTGATAAAAAAAGGCCCATGGTGACATTCATCAGCATCGCCAATGAAAATAGCATTCATTAATACTATTTTTTCAATGTCACCATGAGTCTCACTGTTTAAGGACCACCGGAACACGCATGCTTGCTCTTGCTGACGGTGGGACCACGGATAACCGCTGTTACTCCCTCATGATTCGTTCTAAACTTTATAGTTTTATTTTATCATAGTTTGCTAAAAATACGAAGAATATGCCTAATTATTTTTCAATGTTCACGAAGATACCAAAAAAGCCACACATCATTGTGTGACTTTTTGACTAAAAACTAAAAATTAGTCCTTAGTAACGTTAACGGCTTGAAGTTCGCGGGCACCTTCTTCAACTTCGAAAGAAACCTTTGCACCTTCGTCCAATGACTTGAATCCATCAGTTTGGATAGCTGAGAAGTGTACGAATACATCTCCACCATTTTCGCGTTCGATAAATCCGAATCCCTTGTCTGCGTTAAACCACTTTACTGTTCCTTGTTCCATGTTATGAAACCTCCTTGGCACATGCCATAAATACTAAATCAAAAATCAACGTGCCGTACATTTGGAAAACATAAAACAAAATTGCTTTTTAACTCTGTGAATTAGTATACCACCTTATTTGAAATAAAGATACTAAAACGTCCAATTTTTTTAATTTTAATTTAACTTTCTAATTAAAACCGCTTTCAAAGTCTTTAAGAACATCATTTAATCTAAGGCTAGCCGATATCGATTAAGATACATTGCTGATCACTTAGTCCGGTGTACTTTGGCATCAATCACGACTGTTGCCAAAAAATCTGCACTTCACCATCAGTATGGTACGCATGTTCGAATTCCGAAGCATCCAAAATATTGTCCAATTCCAATTGCACAATTGTATTAAACACAGAGGTTGGCATATTATCAACCATAATTAATTCGTCACGCAATTCATGATGTTTACGATAATCGTGTTGATAATCTTCCATGGTTTCCTCACGGACAAAAGTCGCCAAATCATGCAAATTAATGGTTGCTGTCCGATAACCAAAATCAGCAACCAATTGAACAATCGTTGATACGCGGCCAGAAATTGAAACTTCGATGGCCTTGCGAATATTTTGATGTGCCATTGAAGGCTGCCAATCGGCTGGCTTATTCAACTCAGCTTGGGTAATGAATGCATAATCGGTTGTCATTAATTAATCCTCGTATTAGTTTAATTTAGTAATTCTAGTATAACAGACTCAACAACACTTTCAACGGCGTGTTTACTCGGCCTGATCCACATGCCAACAAAAAAGTCACCTATTAATTATAGATGACTTTTCTATATTATTACTTTGCAATAATTTCTTTGTACTCTTCACGAGATACAACTGATACTTGGCGCTTGTCACGGCCCAAACGACCGAACTTTACCACACCATCAGCTTTTGCATACAAAGTATCGTCATTTCCACGACCAACGTTCACACCTGGGTAGATGTGTGTACCACGTTGACGGTAAATGATTGATCCTGCTTTGATGTCTTGTCCATCAGCACGCTTCGTACCAAGACGACGTCCTGCTGAGT from Weissella diestrammenae includes:
- a CDS encoding calcium-translocating P-type ATPase, PMCA-type, which codes for MADKLKVRMYQQDKQDVLKTLKTDAANGLTTTEAQNRLAQYGKNELQAAEQSTIFQKFVNQFKDFMIIVLIVAALIAAATGETVDAIIILAVVVLNAVFGVYQEYKADEAIAALKKMSAPNANVRRDNEVVTLPANDLVPGDIVLLEAGDVIPADMRLLESASLKIEEAALTGESVPVEKISETLYADDLPLGDRTNLAFMNSNVTYGRGLGVVTGTGMSTEVGNIAEMLETTETTKTPLQENLSKLGKSLTYLILVIAVIVFIVGMFRAPEGQTGNRVIDMLLTAISLAVAAIPEGLPAIVTITLALGTKQLTKKHALMRKLPAVETLGSTEIIGSDKTGTLTQNKMTVEKYYVDETLIAAETPVVGSAGQLADLLALNNDTKITVDGEKLGDPTETALITFNEKQHRDLAALYAKYPRVGEIPFDSERKLMTTVHPDREQFIITVKGAPDELLRRTTTRLQGGERVPMTDADLAHIASVNMTLAKDALRVLAFAFKKVDAMPLEMSSELVEQDLTFVGLVGMIDPERPEVAGAVAEARGAGIRTLMITGDHKITAEAIARRLGILSDEQGAEAIITGAELDQLDDATFKANVAQYSVYARVAPEHKVRIVQAWQAQNKVVAMTGDGVNDAPALKTADIGVAMGITGTEVSKGAADMVLADDNFATIVNAVEEGRKVFTNIQKSIQYLLSANLGEVLTLFVMTIAGWNILAPVHILWINLITDTLPAIALGMEPTEPGIMKRQPRGRNSDFLGNGLGGAIVYQGLLEGLITLGVYWFGITFPVHTGAAAHADALTMAFATLGLIQLFHAFNTKSIYQSIFTVGIFKNKMFNWSILIAGLALAATILIPGLNDMFHVTHLDSYQWFIVLGSSFAIVPLVEIVKLVQRLVMKQK
- a CDS encoding cold-shock protein, whose amino-acid sequence is MEQGTVKWFNADKGFGFIERENGGDVFVHFSAIQTDGFKSLDEGAKVSFEVEEGARELQAVNVTKD
- the rpmA gene encoding 50S ribosomal protein L27: MQLNLTNLTMLAHHKGGGSSSNGRDSAGRRLGTKRADGQDIKAGSIIYRQRGTHIYPGVNVGRGNDDTLYAKADGVVKFGRLGRDKRQVSVVSREEYKEIIAK